CTTGGAGCGCCCGTTGAGCAGCAGCGCCAGGCCCAGCCCCACGCCCAGTTGCAGCGCCACGCTGGAGACCGACAGCTGCAGCTGCGTGGCGATGGAGCGCAGAAAGCGCGTGTCCACCAGCAGGTGGCGGTAGTTCACCAGCGGGTCGTCGAAGCGGAAGGTGCCGGCCGCGTCCGTGAGGCTCAGGGGCGTGAAGCTCGTCACCAGCAGCGCCGTGGCCGGCGCCAGCGTGATGACCAGCAGCACGGCCAGCGAGGGCAGCAGGCCCCACAGGAAGGCGCGGCGGCGCGCCGCTTCCCAGCCGAGGCCGGGGCGCAGAGTCAAGGTGTTCACCGCCGGCTCACAGCTTCAGCCCGGCGCGCTGGAGCTCGGTGATCGATTGGGCCTGCGCCTGCTGCAGCGCCTGCCGCGCGCTGGCCTGGCCGGAGGCGATCAGCGCGATCGCCTTGTTGAGCTGCTGGTCCACCTGCGGGTAGACCGACACCGTGCGGTACTTCATGTGCCCGGTCTTGGAGGCCAGCTCGATCGAGTCCAGTGCCAGTTGTGCCAGGTCGTTGCCGTTGATGACCTGCCTGGCGCGGAACTCCCTGGAGTCGATGTCCGAGCGGCGTGCCGGCGAGCCGTAGCCGGCCAGCACCGCCCGGCGCGTGGTCTGCTTGGACAGCGCCCACTGGATGAAGGCCCAAGCGGCCTCCTTGTTCTTCGACCCCGTCGGAATGCCCAGGCCATGCACGGCCGTGCCCGGAAAGCGCCCTGCAGGCCCCTTGGGCACCTGGCCGAACTGCAGAGTCTTCAAGGTCTTGCTGGAGGCCGGGTCCCCCAGCTGCGCGAGATGCAACTGCCCCGCATCGGTGAAATTGACGCGGCCGAGCTTGAGGGCCTGGGTCACCTGGTCGGGCGTGTAAGTGATGGCACCGTCGGGCCCGAACTCTCGCAGCAGGCTGGCGTAGTACTCGGCCGCTGCGATGGCTTCGGGCGTGTCCAGCGTGGGATACAGGTCGTCCGGTGCCTTGCGGAACACATCGCCACCGAAGGCATGCAGATAGGGCACGAAGGTCCAGCCGTAGTGGCTGTCGGACACGAAGCCCGCCACGCGTTCCTTCTTGTTCACGGCGCGCAGTACCTTCACCAGGTCGTCCGTGGTGTCCGGGTAGGCCAGGCCGGCCTGCTGCACCAGGTCGAAGCGCGAGGAGGCGGACAGCAGCGCCTCCGCCGTCCAGGGGATGCCGTAGAGCTTGCCATCCTTGCCGGTCTCGGGCGCGCGGGCGCCGGGCAAAAAGTCGTTCACGTCCCAGTCGGCGGGCGTGAGGTTGGGGTTCCTGATGAAATCGTCGAGCGGCGTGAGCCAGCCCGAGTGGATCCATCGGCTCGAGTAGATGAAGGTCACGTTGACCACGTCGTAGGCCGAGCCCTTGGTGGACAGTTCCAGGTCGGCACGCTGGTTGTAGACCGGGAACGAGGGTGCGTCGAAGTTCACCCTGGCGCCCGTGAGCGACTCGAACTCGGGCAGGTACTGCTGCAGCAGCTTGGGGTAGGCCGCGCTGAAGGTCGAGACATTCAGGGTCACGCCCTGGAACTTCTTCGCACCGCTCTGCGCCTTCGCAAAGCCGGGCAGCAGGGCGGTGGCGCCCAGGGCCGATGCGGCCTGGAGCCACTGGCGTCGTTGGGTCATGTCGATGGCTCCGTGGCGTCAGGCGGTCGCGGTAATGACGCTGTCGATCTGCGCGTCGTTGGTGGCTTCGGGCCGCACGCGGGTGCGGCTGCGGCGCCCGTCCACCGCCACGGCAGGCTCGCCGTGTACCGTGACGCGGCGCACCACGCGGGCCTGGGTGCCGTAGTCGTTGATTGCGAAGTGCTGCGTCGCCCGGTTGTCCCAAATCGCCACGTCGTCCTGCTGCCACTGCCAGCGCACGGTGTTCTCCAGGCGGACCACGCGGTTTTGCAGGATCTCGAAGAGGCGTGCCGATTCGGTGCTGGAAAAGCCCGCGATCTTCTTGACGAAGTGGCCCAGCAGCAGCGCGCGCTCGCCCGACACGGGGTGCACGTGCACCACGGGGTGCTCAGCCTCGAACACGGAGGACACGAACACCTTGCGGTGGTGGTTCAGCCGTTCCTCCTCGACCACCACGCGCTCGGCGCCGTAGTCGTAGTCGTTGCTGTGCACGGCCCACAGGCCGTCCGCCAGGCGCTGGAGGTCTTCGGGCAGGCGGGCATAGGCCGCGGCCGTGTTGGCCCACACCGTGTCGCCGCCGTAGGCCGGAATGGTCACGCCGCGCAGGATGCCGTACTTGGGGAATGCGTCGATGAAGGTCACGTCGGTGTGCCACGAATCGGCACGGCCACCGCCCTTGGAGGCGTCGAGTTCGAAGATGCGCGTGCCCGTGGGCGAGGGCACCGTGGGATGGGCCACGGTCTTGCCCAGGCGCGCGCCGAACGCCTGGTGCGCGGCATCGTCCAGGTGCGTCTGGCCGCGGAAGAACAGCACCTTGTGGCGCACCAGCGCGGCGGTGAGGTCGGCGATGGTCGCGTCGTCCAGCTCCCCCGACAGCTGGAGGCCGAGCACTTCACCGCCCAGGCTGCCCGCCACGCGGCGGATGCGCAGGTTTCCAAAGGACGTATCGAACCGGAATGGGGATGTTTCGCTCACGGGCAGGCTCCAGCGGGGAAGGGGTGATGGCCGTATTCTGGAGACCGCCATGACGGACGCGAAGCGACCAAATCGGATATGCAAGCGACCCGAACATCGGGCCATATCCATAGGCCGAAAAGATGGAAGGGCGCTGCCGGCCCGTTACCCGTCACCCGTCGGCCAGCGTGCCCTTGGCCGGTGCGGCGTCCAGGGTGGCCGCATCGCTGCGGTCCTTGAGCCCGATGCCGGTGAGCCCCAGGCGCCGGGCCTCCTGGCACAGCCACCACAGGCGCGCTGCCGCCGCGGCCGGTGCCAGCCCTTCGTGCCGCACGTTGGAGATGCAGTTGCGCTGCGCATCGCTGCGGCCCACCTGCGGATGCCAGGTGAGGTAGATGCCCAGGCTGTCGGGCGAACTCAGGCCCGGGCGTTCGCCGATCAGCACCGCTACCAGGCGTGCGCCCAGCAGTGTGCCCACCTCGTCGCCCAGCGCCACGCGCGCCTGCGTGGCAATGACCAAAGGGCCGATGCGCCAGCCCTGCGGTGCCGTGCCCCGGATGGCGTGCACCAGCGGCGCGGCATGGCGTTCCACGGCCAGGGACGAGAGGCCATCGGCCACCACCAGCAGCAGGTCGCATCCCGCCTGCGGGGTGCCGCCATCGCCCTGGCGGCCCAGGCCGCGCAGGCGTTCGGCATCGGCATCGCCCAGGCGGCGGCCCAGGTCGGGGCGCAGCAGGTAGGTGGCACGGTCGGTGGCGGCGCTGGCCACCTGCAGCGGGGTGCCGCCTGCCGGGGCGAGCTGCGTGGCCAGGCCTTCGGCATCGAGTGGCCGGTGCACGGCATCGCGTGCCTGGGCGTGGGCCATGCCGAAGTCCAGCAGTTCGCGCGTGGGGATGGCGGTGCCTGCGCGCCCCAGCGCCAGCCGCGCCGCCGTGTGGGCGCGCAGGTCGTCCCAGGGATCGGGCGGCGGGCCGGCGTCCGGGGTGGCGGGCGTGTCGGCCATCACCCGGCCCCTCCGATGCGCCGCAACTGCGCCAGCGCGGGCCGCTGCTGCGCGGCGGGCAGCAGGCGACCGGCCCCGTCGGTCAGCTGCATGCGCTGCAGCCAGGCCTCGAACTCGGGTGCGCGCCGCAGGCCCAGCACTTCGCGCAGGTACAGCGCGTCGTGGAACGAGGTGCTCTGGTAGTTGAGCATGATGTCGTCCGCACCCGGAACGCCCATGATGAAGGTCAGGCCCGCCACGCCCAGCAGCGTCATCAGCGTGTCCATGTCGTCCGAATCGGCCTCGGCATGGTTGGTGTAGCAGACGTCGCAGCCCAGCGGCACGCCCAGCAGCTTGCCGCAGAAGTGGTCTTCCAGGCCCGCGCGGATGATCTGCTTGCCGTCGTACAGGTACTCCGGCCCGATGAAGCCGACCACGGTGTTGGTGAGCAGGGGCGAGAACGCGCGCGCCACGCCGTAGGCCCGCGCTTCGCAGGTCTGCTGGTCCACGCCGTGGTGGGCGTCGGCCGACAGGGCACTGCCCTGGCCGGTCTCGAAATACATGACGTTGTCGCCCAGCGTGCCGCGCCGGAGCGACAGGGCCGCCTCGCGCGCCTCGTGCAGCAGGGCCAGGTTCACGCCGAAACCGGCGTTGGCCTTTTCAGTGCCGGCGATGGACTGGAACACCAGGTCCACCGGCGCGCCCTGCTCGATCATCTGGATGGTGTGGGTCACGTGCGTGAGCACGCAGGACTGCGTGGGGATCCGCAGCGTGGCAATCACCTCGTCAAGCCGGTGCACCAGGCCTGTCAGGGCCGCGATGCTGTCCGTGGCCGGGTTGATGCCGATCACCGCGTCGCCCGCGCCGTAGAGCAGGCCGTCGATCATCGAGGCGGCGATGCCACGCAGGTCGTCCGTGGGGTGATTGGGCTGCAGCCGCACGGCCAGGTGCCCGGGCAGGCCGAGGGTGTTGCGAAAGCGCGTGGTCACCCGGCACCGGCGCGCGACCGCCACCAGGTCCTGGTTGCGCATGAGCTTGCTCACGGCGGCCGCCATCTCGGGCGTGAGGCCCGGCGCCACGGCGGTCAGCAGGACGCTGTCCGCGGCCAGCAGCCAGTCGCGCAGCCCCCCGACGGTGAGGTGGGCGATGGGCGCGAAGGCCGCGGCATCGTGCGTGTCGATGATGAGGCGGGTGACCTCGTCGTCCTCGTAGGGCACCAGCGCTTCGCTCAGGAAGCGGTCGAGCGGCACATCGGCCAGGCACATGCGCGCGGCCATGCGTTCCACCGCCGTGCCCGCCGCGATGCCCGCCAGCACGTCGCCCGACCGGGCCGGCGTGGCCTTGGCCATCACGTCGCCCAGGTCGCGGAATTGCCAGCGCTGTCCGCCGGCGGTGTGGTGGTAGCGGCTGGCGGGCATGGGGCGTCGGGGGCCTTTCGTGGACGGTCAGGCGACGATGACGTGGCTGCCGGCCGCCTGCAGCGCCGACAGGCCGGGCAGCGCGCGCGATCCCGCATCGGTCACGATGGTATCGATCTCGGGCAGGCCTGCATACACCACGCGGCTGGCCTGGCCGATCTTGCTGTGGTCGGCCAGCACGATGAGCCGCTGCGCCTGCGCCGCCATGGCGCGGGCGATGGCCGCCTCGTGGTGGTCGAAGCTGGTGGCCCCGTGCAGGCAGTGGATGCCCACGGGCGAGAGCAGCGCCACGTCGGCGCGGTAGCGGTGGATCTCGGCCACCGTGATGTCGCCGTGCGTGGCCCGCACCCCGGGGTCGGTGCGGCCGCCCAGCAGGATGACGTCGTTGCGCGCCGGGCGGCCGGCATCGGCCCCGGCCAGCTGGAGCGCGGCGTTCAGGCTGTTGGTCACCACCGTCATGCCCGACAGGGCGGACAGCTCCGCCGCCAGGAGGGTGGTGGTGCTGCCGGCATCGAGGAACAGCGTCTGCCCCGGCTGCAGCTGCCGCAGCGCGGCGCGGGCGATGGCGCGCTTTTCGCGCTCGCGCACCGCCTGGCGCACGGCCAGCGGGGGTTCGGGCGCCGGGCCGGGCGCGACCACGCCGCCGTGCACACGGCGCAGCACGCCCTGCGCCTCCAGCTCGACGAGGTCGCGCCGCACGGTCTCGCGCGAAACGTCGAGGTCCTTCACGATGCGCTCGGTGCTCACGCGGGTGAGCGTGGCCAGCAGCGTGCGGATGCGGATGAATCGTTCTTCCTGCAGCATGTCCTGTGATCCTGTCGTGTCGGTTCGTTCGCGGGTGGGGATAGCGCAGGGGCCGTGCCCGTGGCCCGGTGGTGCCGGGTGGCTCCGTTCACCCGCAGGCGCCGGTGTCCTGGGAGCATCGCGAAAGAACGGGGGAGGGTGTGTGCGCTCCGTGCGGCCCCGGTGGGTGCGATGGGGTGCATAGGTGCCCAGTGTTAACTTTTGCATGAAAGGGCACAAGCACCCAATATGCCAAGGTCAGGCGTCCGTTTCGTGACGGGTGCCAGCACTGGGCAAGCAGTAGGGGTGCCGTGTCGATAGATGATTTTGTAGTTAGCAATGCATAAATCATTCGTTCCGGTTTGCAGGCGTGCTGAATAAAGTGGCAACCCAGAGGGCCCCGCCGGGCCCGTTCAAAGGTGGTTCACCATGTCGGCAGTTCTGTCCCACGCCCCGGTTTCCGCGACGACCATCGCCCTGGAAGATGATGCCGCGCCGCAGCCCTTCGATATCCGCCCGGTGGCCGGCGCCGCAGGCCCGCTGGGCGCCGAGGTGGTGGGCCTCGATCTGTCGCGGCCCCTCGGCGCGCAGGACTTCGACCGCATCCACCGCGCGCACCTTGCGCACCACGTGCTGGTGTTCCGCGACCAGCGCATCACCCCGCGCCAGCACATCGATTTCAGCCGCCGCTTCGGCCCGCTGCAGATCCATGTGCTGAAGAACTTCCAGCTGGCCGATCACCCCGAGATCCTGATCGTCTCCAACATCAAGGACGCCGGTGGCCAGCCCATCGGGCTGGGCGATGCGGGCCATTACTGGCATTCCGATCTGTCGTACAAGGAAAAGCCCAGCCTGGGCTCGCTGCTGCATGCGCAGGAGCTGCCCGGCGAAGGCGGCGACACGCTGTTCGCCGACCAGCACGCGGCCTACGATGCCTTGCCCCAGGCGCTCAAGAACGCCATCGCTCCGCTGTCGGCCGAGCACAGCTACCTGGCCAAGTACGAAGAACTGCGCGCCCGCAGCCCCTGGCGCCCGAAGCTCACGCAGGCGCAGATCGACGAGGTGGCGCCCGCCGTGCACCCGGTGGTGCGCACCCACCCCGAAACCGGCCGCAAGGCGCTCTTCGTGAGCGAGCACTTCACCACGCGCCTCGTCGGCCTGCCCGACGATGAAAGCCGCGCGCTGCTGGACGAACTGTTCGCCGCCAGTGTGCGGCCCGAGTTCCTGTACCGGCACCGCTGGCTGCCGCACGACCTGGTCTTCTGGGACAACCGCTCGGTCATGCACCTGGCGGCTGGCACGCCCGACAGCGAGCGCCGCAAGCTCTACCGCACCACGGTCGAGGGCGACCTGCCGTTCTGAACGGCCGCCGCCTTCGCCCCCGCGCTCCTCCCTTCCCCCTTCGTCGTTGCTTCTCGCTTCTCGCGCCAGGAAATGCCCACCATGCACCCGCCTTCACGCCGCGGCGCCGCCCGCCGCACCCTTGCCGCCCTGGCCACTGCCGGCCTCATCGCCTGCGGCCTGGGGCTGCCCGCCGCTTCGCACGCGGCCGAAGGCCGGTTGCGCATCGCGCAGCAGTTCGGCGTGGTGTATCTGCTGTTGAACGTGGCGCAGGACCAGAAGCTCATCGAAAAGCACGGCAAGGCGGCAGGCATCGACATCCAGGTCGATTACCTCCAGTTGTCCGGCGGCTCGGCGGTCAACGATGCCCTGCTGTCCGGAAACATCGACATCGCAGGTGCTGGCGTGGGCCCGCTGTTCACGCTGTGGGACCGCACCAAGGGCCGCCAGAACGTGAAGGGCGTGGCCTCGCTGGGCAACTTTCCGTACTACCTGGTGAGCAACAACCCCAAGGTGAAGACGCTGGCCGATTTCACCGAGCAGGACCGCATCGCGCTGCCCGCCGTCGGCGTGTCGGTGCAGTCGCGCGTGCTGCAGATGGCCTCGGCCAAGCTCTGGGGCGACAAGGATTTCAACCGCCTGGACAAGATCCAGGTGGCCCTGCCGCATCCCGATGCCGCCGCCGCGATCATCAAGGGCGGCACCGAGATCACGGGCCATTTCGGCAACCCGCCGTTCCAGGAACAGGAACTGGCCGGCAACCCGGCCGCGCGCATCGTGCTCAACTCCTACGACGTGCTGGGCGGGCCTTCGTCGGCCACCGTGCTGTACGCGACCGAAAAATTCCGCCGCGAGAGCCCCAAGACCTACAAGGCGTTTCTGGATGGCCTGGACGAAGCCGCCAAGTTCATCACCGCCCATCCCGAGAAGGCGGCGGACATCTACCTGCGTGTGACCGGCGCCAAGACCGACCGGGACCTGCTGCTCAAGATCATCAAGAACCCGGAAGTCCAGTTCAAGGTGAAGCCCGAGAACACGCTGGGCATGGGCCAGTTCCTGCACCGCGTGGGCGCCATCAAGAATGCGCCGACCACGCTCAAGGACTATTTCTTCGAAGACGCCCACACCGCTGGCGGCAACTGAAGCGCGCCATGCGGCTGGGACCCCTTTCCCCCGCGCTGATGGAGCGACTGGAGCCCGAGACCGGCGGCGCCGGCGGTGGCGTGGCCCCGGCGGCCGGGCCGTTGCCCACCCGTGCGGTGGACCCGTCGGCGCTGCTGCACGTGGAGGGCGTGAGCATCGACTACCGCACGCGAGACACCGTGGTGCGGGCCACGCACCGGGTGGATTTCCAGGTGCATGCGGCCGACCGCTTCGTGCTGCTGGGCGCATCGGGCTGCGGCAAATCGACGCTGCTCAAGGCCATTGCGGGCTTCATCCCGCCGAGCGAAGGCCGCATCGTGCTCGACGGCCAGCCCGTCACGCGGCCGGGGCCCGACCGCGTGGTGGTGTTCCAGGAGTTCGACCAGCTGCCGCCCTGGAAGACCGTGCGCGAGAACGTCATGTTCCCGCTGCTGGCCGCACGCCGCGCCAGCCGCGCCGAAGCCGCAGAGCGCGCGGCGCTCTACCTCGACAAGGTGGGGCTGTCCCGGTTCGCCGATGCGCACCCGCACCAGCTGTCGGGCGGCATGAAGCA
This region of Acidovorax sp. GBBC 1281 genomic DNA includes:
- a CDS encoding ABC transporter substrate-binding protein gives rise to the protein MTQRRQWLQAASALGATALLPGFAKAQSGAKKFQGVTLNVSTFSAAYPKLLQQYLPEFESLTGARVNFDAPSFPVYNQRADLELSTKGSAYDVVNVTFIYSSRWIHSGWLTPLDDFIRNPNLTPADWDVNDFLPGARAPETGKDGKLYGIPWTAEALLSASSRFDLVQQAGLAYPDTTDDLVKVLRAVNKKERVAGFVSDSHYGWTFVPYLHAFGGDVFRKAPDDLYPTLDTPEAIAAAEYYASLLREFGPDGAITYTPDQVTQALKLGRVNFTDAGQLHLAQLGDPASSKTLKTLQFGQVPKGPAGRFPGTAVHGLGIPTGSKNKEAAWAFIQWALSKQTTRRAVLAGYGSPARRSDIDSREFRARQVINGNDLAQLALDSIELASKTGHMKYRTVSVYPQVDQQLNKAIALIASGQASARQALQQAQAQSITELQRAGLKL
- a CDS encoding TauD/TfdA dioxygenase family protein, with the protein product MSETSPFRFDTSFGNLRIRRVAGSLGGEVLGLQLSGELDDATIADLTAALVRHKVLFFRGQTHLDDAAHQAFGARLGKTVAHPTVPSPTGTRIFELDASKGGGRADSWHTDVTFIDAFPKYGILRGVTIPAYGGDTVWANTAAAYARLPEDLQRLADGLWAVHSNDYDYGAERVVVEEERLNHHRKVFVSSVFEAEHPVVHVHPVSGERALLLGHFVKKIAGFSSTESARLFEILQNRVVRLENTVRWQWQQDDVAIWDNRATQHFAINDYGTQARVVRRVTVHGEPAVAVDGRRSRTRVRPEATNDAQIDSVITATA
- the eutC gene encoding ethanolamine ammonia-lyase subunit EutC, coding for MADTPATPDAGPPPDPWDDLRAHTAARLALGRAGTAIPTRELLDFGMAHAQARDAVHRPLDAEGLATQLAPAGGTPLQVASAATDRATYLLRPDLGRRLGDADAERLRGLGRQGDGGTPQAGCDLLLVVADGLSSLAVERHAAPLVHAIRGTAPQGWRIGPLVIATQARVALGDEVGTLLGARLVAVLIGERPGLSSPDSLGIYLTWHPQVGRSDAQRNCISNVRHEGLAPAAAAARLWWLCQEARRLGLTGIGLKDRSDAATLDAAPAKGTLADG
- a CDS encoding ethanolamine ammonia-lyase subunit EutB, with product MPASRYHHTAGGQRWQFRDLGDVMAKATPARSGDVLAGIAAGTAVERMAARMCLADVPLDRFLSEALVPYEDDEVTRLIIDTHDAAAFAPIAHLTVGGLRDWLLAADSVLLTAVAPGLTPEMAAAVSKLMRNQDLVAVARRCRVTTRFRNTLGLPGHLAVRLQPNHPTDDLRGIAASMIDGLLYGAGDAVIGINPATDSIAALTGLVHRLDEVIATLRIPTQSCVLTHVTHTIQMIEQGAPVDLVFQSIAGTEKANAGFGVNLALLHEAREAALSLRRGTLGDNVMYFETGQGSALSADAHHGVDQQTCEARAYGVARAFSPLLTNTVVGFIGPEYLYDGKQIIRAGLEDHFCGKLLGVPLGCDVCYTNHAEADSDDMDTLMTLLGVAGLTFIMGVPGADDIMLNYQSTSFHDALYLREVLGLRRAPEFEAWLQRMQLTDGAGRLLPAAQQRPALAQLRRIGGAG
- a CDS encoding DeoR/GlpR family DNA-binding transcription regulator yields the protein MLQEERFIRIRTLLATLTRVSTERIVKDLDVSRETVRRDLVELEAQGVLRRVHGGVVAPGPAPEPPLAVRQAVREREKRAIARAALRQLQPGQTLFLDAGSTTTLLAAELSALSGMTVVTNSLNAALQLAGADAGRPARNDVILLGGRTDPGVRATHGDITVAEIHRYRADVALLSPVGIHCLHGATSFDHHEAAIARAMAAQAQRLIVLADHSKIGQASRVVYAGLPEIDTIVTDAGSRALPGLSALQAAGSHVIVA
- a CDS encoding TauD/TfdA dioxygenase family protein, whose protein sequence is MSAVLSHAPVSATTIALEDDAAPQPFDIRPVAGAAGPLGAEVVGLDLSRPLGAQDFDRIHRAHLAHHVLVFRDQRITPRQHIDFSRRFGPLQIHVLKNFQLADHPEILIVSNIKDAGGQPIGLGDAGHYWHSDLSYKEKPSLGSLLHAQELPGEGGDTLFADQHAAYDALPQALKNAIAPLSAEHSYLAKYEELRARSPWRPKLTQAQIDEVAPAVHPVVRTHPETGRKALFVSEHFTTRLVGLPDDESRALLDELFAASVRPEFLYRHRWLPHDLVFWDNRSVMHLAAGTPDSERRKLYRTTVEGDLPF
- a CDS encoding ABC transporter substrate-binding protein codes for the protein MHPPSRRGAARRTLAALATAGLIACGLGLPAASHAAEGRLRIAQQFGVVYLLLNVAQDQKLIEKHGKAAGIDIQVDYLQLSGGSAVNDALLSGNIDIAGAGVGPLFTLWDRTKGRQNVKGVASLGNFPYYLVSNNPKVKTLADFTEQDRIALPAVGVSVQSRVLQMASAKLWGDKDFNRLDKIQVALPHPDAAAAIIKGGTEITGHFGNPPFQEQELAGNPAARIVLNSYDVLGGPSSATVLYATEKFRRESPKTYKAFLDGLDEAAKFITAHPEKAADIYLRVTGAKTDRDLLLKIIKNPEVQFKVKPENTLGMGQFLHRVGAIKNAPTTLKDYFFEDAHTAGGN
- a CDS encoding ABC transporter ATP-binding protein, with the translated sequence MRLGPLSPALMERLEPETGGAGGGVAPAAGPLPTRAVDPSALLHVEGVSIDYRTRDTVVRATHRVDFQVHAADRFVLLGASGCGKSTLLKAIAGFIPPSEGRIVLDGQPVTRPGPDRVVVFQEFDQLPPWKTVRENVMFPLLAARRASRAEAAERAALYLDKVGLSRFADAHPHQLSGGMKQRVAIARALAMQPRVLLMDEPFAALDALTRRRMQEELLGLWDEFRFTLIFVTHSIEEALVVGNRIAILSPHPGRLRAEVNCHQFGLHSLGGTAFQATAQRIHRLLFDEPAPGGGAAGPVQAEVQAHERAVPSAAARPIGGLPFQISV